One Bombus pyrosoma isolate SC7728 linkage group LG11, ASM1482585v1, whole genome shotgun sequence DNA segment encodes these proteins:
- the LOC122572482 gene encoding pre-mRNA-processing factor 6 — translation MAGPSVSLSTRNKKHFLGVPAPLGYVAGVGRGATGFTTRSDIGPARDANDVSDDRHAPPTKRTKKKEEEEEDEEDLNDSNYDEFSGYGGSLFSKDPYDKDDEEADAIYEAIDKRMDEKRKEYREKRLREELERYRQERPKIQQQFSDLKRELVNVAEEEWKNVPEVGDARNRKQRNPRAEKFTPLPDSVLARNLGGETSTSIDPSSGLASMMPGVATPGMLTPTGDLDLRKIGQARNTLMNVKLNQVSDSVEGQTVVDPKGYLTDLQSMIPTYGGDINDIKKARLLLKSVRETNPNHPPAWIASARLEEVTGKVQAARNLIMKGCEVNPTSEDLWLEAARLQPPDTAKAVIAQSVRHIPTSVRIWIKAADLETETKAKRRVYRKALEHIPNSVRLWKAAVELEEPEDARILLSRAVECCPTSVDLWLALARLETYDNARKVLNKARENIPTDRQIWTTAAKLEEANGNKHMVEKIIDRAISSLSANGVEINREHWFKEAMEAEKAGAVHTCQVIVKAIIGFGVEEEDRKHTWMEDAETCAQQGALECARAVYAYALSTFPSKKSIWLRAAYFEKTYGTRESLESLLQRAVAHCPKSEVLWLMGAKSKWLAGDVPAARGILSLAFQANPNSEEIWLAAVKLESENSEYERARRLLAKARASAPTPRVMMKSAKLEWALNNLDAALLLLKEALEAFDDFPKLWLMKGQIEEQQGNLDKALETYNQAIKKCPNSIPLWRLLAQLEHRKGQVTKARSVLEKARLKNPKNPELWLEAIRNELKTGGVRDMANTLMAKALQECPTSGLLWAEAIFMEPRPQRKTKSVDALKKCEHDPHVLLAVSKLFWCEHKISKCRDWFNRTVKIDPDLGDAWAYFYKFELLNGTEEQQEDVKKRCIAAEPHHGENWCKVSKNIANWCLNTDQILVLVAKDLPIPI, via the exons ATGGCAGGTCCATCGGTTTCGTTATcaacgagaaacaaaaaacattttttgggTGTTCCGGCACCTTTAGGATATGTTGCTGGTGTTGGAAGAGG AGCCACTGGATTTACAACTAGATCTGATATCGGTCCAGCTCGTGATGCTAACGATGTTTC GGATGATAGACATGCTCCACCAacaaaaagaacaaagaaaaaggaagaagaagaagaagatgaagaggaTTTGAATGATTCTAATTATGATGAATTTTCTGGATATGGAGGATCTTTGTTCAGTAAA GATCCATATGATAAAGACGATGAAGAAGCTGATGCTATTTATGAGGCAATTGACAAACGAATGGATGAAAAGCGTAAAGAATACAGAGAGAAAAGGCTTAGAGAAGAGTTAGAAAGGTATCGTCAAGAACGTCCTAAAATACAACAACAGTTTTCTGACTTGAAAAGGGAATTAGTAAATGTAGCCGaggaagaatggaaaaatgttcCAGAAGTCGGTGACGCTAGAAATCGAAAGCAACGAAACCCACGGGCGGAAAAATTTACACCATTACCGGATTCCGTCCTTGCACGAAATTTAGGAGGAGAAACATCAACCAGTATAGATCCATCAAGTGGTTTGGCATCAATGATGCCTGGTGTAGCAACACCCGGAATGTTAACACCAACAGGAGACttagatttaagaaaaattggacAGGCTAGAAATACTTTAATGAATGTCAAGTTGAATCAGGTTTCTGATTCTGTAGAAGGGCAAACTGTTGTTGATCCTAAGGGTTATCTCACAGATTTGCAAAGTATGATACCAACATATGGTGGTGATATCAA TGATATCAAGAAAGCTAGGTTGTTACTAAAATCTGTAAGGGAGACAAATCCTAATCATCCACCAGCATGGATCGCTTCTGCTCGTTTAGAGGAAGTCACCGGGAAAGTGCAAGCTGCACggaatttaataatgaaagGCTGTGAAGTGAACCCTACGTCGGAAGATTTATGGTTAGAAGCGGCTAGGCTGCAGCCACCAGATACAGCTAAAGCTGTAATTGCGCAATCTGTACGACACATACCAACGTCTGTTAGAATTTGGATAAAAGCGGCGGATTTGGAAACAGAAACAAAAGCGAAAAGAAGAGTATATCGCAAAGCATTAGAGCATATTCCAAATTCAGTGAGATTATGGAAAGCTGCAGTGGAATTAGAAGAACCAGAAGACGCACGAATTTTGCTCAGTCGAGCAGTCGAGTGCTGTCCAACCAGTGTAGATCTATGGCTTGCTCTTGCTCGATTGGAAACTTATGATAATGCTAGGAAAGTTCTTAACAAAGCaagagaaaatattccaacagaTAGACAAATCTGGACAACAGCCGCAAAATTGGAAGAAGCGAACGGGAATAAACATATGGTAGagaaaattatcgatcgtGCGATATCTTCTTTGAGCGCGAACGGAGTGGAAATTAATAGAGAACACTGGTTTAAAGAAGCTATGGAGGCTGAAAAAGCTGGAGCAGTACATACATGTCAAGTTATTGTTAAAGCAATTATTGGTTTCGGagtggaagaagaagacaGGAAACATACGTGGATGGAAGACGCAGAAacc TGCGCTCAACAAGGGGCACTGGAATGTGCTAGAGCAGTCTACGCTTATGCGTTATCGACATTCCCTAGTAAGAAGTCTATTTGGTTACGTGCAGCTTACTTTGAGAAAACTTATGGAACGCGAGAGTCTTTAGAATCTTTGCTTCAAAGAGCAGTTGCTCACTGTCCAAAGAGTGAAGTACTTTGGCTCATGGGCGCAAAATCGAAGTGGTTGGCT gGTGATGTTCCAGCAGCAAGAGGTATTTTATCACTTGCGTTTCAAGCAAATCCAAATTCGGAGGAGATTTGGTTAGCAGCTGTGAAGCTAGAATCAGAAAATTCTGAATACGAAAGAGCTAGACGGTTGCTCGCGAAAGCAAGAGCATCTGCACCAACTCCTAGAGTTATGATGAAAAGCGCAAAATTAGAATGGGCTTTGAATAATCTCGACGCAGCCTTATTGCTTCTGAAAGAAGCTCTAGAAGCATTCGATGATTTCCCGAAACTATGGCTAATGAAAGGGCAGATCGAAGAACAGCAAGGAAACTTGGACAAAGCTTTGGAAACATACAATCAAGCT ataaaaaaatgtcCCAATTCTATTCCACTATGGCGTTTGTTAGCACAATTAGAGCACAGAAAGGGTCAAGTTACTAAAGCTAGGTCAGTTCTGGAGAAGGCTCGCCTAAAAAATCCGAAGAACCCAGAGCTTTGGTTAGAAGCCATcagaaatgaattaaaaactgGTGGTGTTAGAGATATGGCAAATACGCTTATGGCAAAAGCACTTCAAGAATGTCCAACGTCTGGTTTACTTTGGGCAGAGGCAATTTTTATGGAACCTCgaccacagaggaaaactaaaAGCGTTGATGCTTTGAAAAAGTGCGAGCATGATCCACACGTGCTTCTTGCAGTATCTAA atTATTCTGGTGTGAACATAAAATTTCGAAGTGTCGTGACTGGTTCAATCGAACAGTGAAGATAGATCCAGATTTGGGAGACGCGTGGgcatatttctacaaatttgaGCTTTTAAACGGTACAGAAGAGCAACAAGAAGATGTAAAGAAAAGATGCATTGCTGCAGAACCCCATCATGGTGAAAATTGGTGTAAAGTATCAAAGAATATAGCGAACTGGTGTTTGAATACTGATCAAATTTTAGTATTAGTTGCAAAAGATTTACCAAttccaatataa